One genomic segment of Primulina tabacum isolate GXHZ01 chromosome 9, ASM2559414v2, whole genome shotgun sequence includes these proteins:
- the LOC142556343 gene encoding protein PECTIC ARABINOGALACTAN SYNTHESIS-RELATED, with amino-acid sequence MAELRHSSSIGSRATPSPTASAVASSPLSSDFRPSSADDDDHDGRDRHPRDRSLRSCFQSFIPSDDLYRPHAYGSKISIFILVSLALAAMIAISSLVKGLNAPYLCRKDGITLQCPHVKESSSLWENPLSATTSWKPCAERREGIHSDLPAENESNGYIFIHAEGGLNQQRIAICNAVAVAKIMNATLILPVLKQDQIWKDQTKFEDIFDVDHFVDYLKDDVRIVRDIPEWFTDKAELFTSIRRTVKNIPKYAPAQFYIDNVLPRVKEKKIMALKPFVDRLGYDNVPPEINRLRCRVNYHALKFLPEIEQMADLLVSRMRNRTGSSNPFMALHLRFEKGMVGLSFCDFVGTRMEKALMALYRLKEWPRRFKDGSHLWALALQKRKEGRCPLEPGEVAVMLRAMGYPKETQIYVASGQVYGGQNRMAPLRNMFPNLVTKEELASKLELDEFRKHVTSLAALDFLVCLKSDVFVMTHGGNFAKLIIGHRRYMGHRLKSIKPDKGLMSKSLGDPYMGWATFVEDVIVTHQTRTGLPEETFPNYDIWENPLTPCMCRT; translated from the exons ATGGCGGAGCTTCGTCACTCTAGCTCCATCGGCAGCCGCGCTACACCTTCCCCCACCGCGTCGGCCGTGGCTTCCTCTCCGTTGTCATCTGACTTCCGCCCCTCCTCCGCTGACGATGATGACCACGATGGCCGGGATCGCCATCCACGAGATCGCTCTCTCCGCTCTTGCTTTCAGTCTTTTATTCCGTCAGACGATTTATACAGGCCCCACGCATATGGCTCCAAGATCTCGATTTTCATACTCGTTTCGCTTGCTCTTGCTGCCATGATTGCGATTTCCTCTCTTGTCAAAGGATTG AATGCACCTTACTTATGCAGGAAAGATGGCATAACACTTCAGTGTCCTCAT GTTAAAGAGTCTTCGTCGCTGTGGGAGAATCCTTTATCAGCCACTACATCATGGAAGCCTTGTGCTGAACGACGTGAAGGCATACATTCAG ATCTACCAGCTGAGAATGAATCCAATGGCTATATATTTATACATGCCGAAGGTGGTCTCAACCAGCAAAGAATTGCT ATATGCAATGCAGTAGCTGTGGCAAAGATTATGAATGCTACTCTTATTTTGCCTGTACTGAAGCAAGATCAGATATGGAAGGACCAAAC GAAATTTGAAGACATATTCGACGTGGATCATTTTGTTGACTACTTGAAAGATGATGTGCGAATCGTTAGAGATATTCCAGAATGGTTTACAGACAAAGCAGAGCTGTTCACAAGTATAAG ACGGACGGTCAAGAACATTCCAAAGTATGCTCCTGCACAGTTCTACATTGACAATGTTTTACCTCGGGTGAAAGAAAAGAAGATAATGGCCTTGAAACCTTTTGTTGATCGATTGGG GTATGATAATGTTCCTCCAGAGATCAACAGGCTAAGGTGTAGAGTGAATTACCATGCTTTGAAATTTCTTCCCGAGATTGAGCAGATGGCTGATTTACTTGTATCGAGAATGAGGAACCGAACTGGAAGTTCAAATCCTTTCAT GGCTTTACATCTACGATTTGAGAAAGGTATGGTTGGCCTATCATTCTGTGATTTCGTGGGAACGAGAATGGAGAAAGCTTTAATGGCTTTATACAGACTGAAAGAATGGCCTCGGCGCTTCAAG GATGGCTCTCATCTCTGGGCCCTGGCTCTCCAGAAGCGGAAGGAAGGGCGCTGCCCCCTCGAACCTGGCGAGGTAGCTGTGATGCTTCGTGCAATGGGCTATCCAAAAGAAACTCAGATATATGTTGCTTCCGGGCAGGTCTATGGTGGGCAGAACCGCATGGCACCATTAAGGAACATGTTCCCCAATCTT GTCACAAAAGAGGAATTGGCAAGCAAGTTGGAGTTAGACGAGTTTAGAAAACACGTGACTAGCTTGGCTGCTCTAGACTTCCTGGTCTGCTTGAAGTCTGATGTTTTTGTGATGACCCATGGAGGAAACTTCGCTAAACTGATAATAGGACACCGGCGATACATGGGCCACCGCCTAAAATCAATAAAACCGGACAAGGGTCTTATGTCCAAATCTTTAGGTGACCCCTACATGGGCTGGGCCACGTTCGTGGAAGACGTGATTGTCACCCACCAGACACGAACCGGTCTCCCGGAAGAAACTTTTCCTAACTATGACATTTGGGAGAACCCTTTAACACCTTGTATGTGTAGAACTTGA